One region of Mucilaginibacter gotjawali genomic DNA includes:
- a CDS encoding NUMOD1 domain-containing DNA-binding protein, translated as MTKSEKSLRAFARDRVPPSILKTGDRTHWRKNYSTSKPVEQYDLKGNFIKEYRSIKEAARQTRIEDKVIIQVAKGMYKQWNGFVWKYREK; from the coding sequence ATGACTAAAAGCGAAAAATCATTACGCGCCTTTGCACGGGACAGGGTTCCTCCATCCATCCTCAAAACAGGTGATCGTACCCACTGGCGCAAAAACTATTCCACCAGCAAGCCGGTGGAGCAATATGATTTAAAGGGGAACTTTATAAAAGAATACCGGAGTATAAAAGAAGCCGCAAGGCAAACTCGTATTGAGGACAAAGTGATCATCCAGGTGGCCAAGGGGATGTACAAGCAATGGAACGGGTTTGTTTGGAAGTATAGGGAGAAATAA